From Erigeron canadensis isolate Cc75 chromosome 5, C_canadensis_v1, whole genome shotgun sequence:
GGGTCCCAAAGATTGTCATCATTGAAGTCTagtttaatattttatgaaatacTCATCACTTATCTAATTTTGGTTCAGGGAGGGTGACTCCGGAAAGTGTCATATATAGCTTTGGGACTCTTTTGCTTGACCTTCTTAGTGGGAAGCACATCCCTCCCAGCCATGTAAGTATAAGCATTCTTGAGGCTCAAATAAGTCATCTTGAAAGCGTATATATATGAACTTAGTTTGCTGTCTTAGGCTCTTGACTTGATAAGGGACCGAAATCTTCAAATGCTTACGGATTCATGTCTAGAAGGACAATTTTCAAATGATGATGGAACCGAATTGGTGCGTCTGGCTTCTCGTTGTTTGCAATATGAACCTCGTGAACGCCCAAATCCGAAGTCGGTAGTGTCTGCTCTAATTTCTCTTCAACAGGAGACCGAGGTTAggtgacatttttgttgtacaTAATGTCATCTTTTGCCATCCACATAATTTTTAGATCAACAGGGTCTTGTGATGTTTGTGGGGACAAAGGTACCTGAAATGGTCTTTTAGGGGCATGCATTGTGTTGGGACCTGAACAGGGTCTTGCCAAAAATATAATAGTATAACAGAACCGAAATCTGCGGTTCAGTTTAAAACTTAAGCTGGGTACAAACTTGGTTAGTACTACTTTGAAATGGACTAAGTCAAAAGCTACCAAAAGGTGTAGATTGGCAGGGATACCCTTGACCTAATGACCTGGGCCATTGACCATCTCATAAAGAATATCTGCAGGCAACTCGCTAGCATAGTGGGGCATAGTGGAGGCAGGGCTTGAATCCAAGATCTTCTTAATCTAAGTCCCTTCAGTGGACCCATGTGTTTTGTGGATGTGAGTACCACTTGAGCCATGCTCAAttggttttcattttgatagatatatacTGAGTTTGGTTTGGGTTGTAAACCAGAACAAAGCTataaatgatttttgaaaactagaGTTAAGAATTAAGCCTGGGCAAGAGCCGGCTTGATCTGATTATGTCGAAACTAAAAATCATCTTAAATTTCTCAGCATCTGTTTTGGTAAAATCTTTCTCTCCTTGACAAATAGGTTCCTTCACTCGTCTTGATGGGCCTCCAAATGACTACATCATTCTCGCCTCGATCTCCACTTGGTGAAGCTTGCTTGAGAATGGATCTGACTGCAATACACGAGATCATGGAAAAGCTTTCGTATAAGGATGATGAAGGACAAACAACCGAGGTTATATATTCTCTTGATAACAACTAGTCTTTCATCTTGCTTCATTGGCAGATTGGAtaacaagttattattattttaggtCAAATGGGATTTATTTTTTCTCTAACGAAGTTCAtaaataatatagtataaaactATTACTAAAAtagttatttataaactttattttCTTGCAAAATAAAAGTATCAGGGAGGTTATAGTCACTTGACTGTGCTATGGTGAGCTTTAAAATTTCCCTTTCGAGTTTTGACCAATTTTTTACCCTAGTGTTATTGTTTCGCCGTTTTATTTGTACTAAATAATGGTTAAATGTAAAATGCTGACTGTTGTGTATCTGCTTTTGATACTTTCTGATTATATGTTTGCTTGTTTTAGCTCTCATTTCAAATGTGGACCGATCAAATGCAAGAGTCGCTAAACGCGAAAAAGAAGGGTGATGCCGCATTTCGGCACAAAGAATTTAGTACTGCAATCGAGTGCTATACTCAGGTATGTTGTCTTTTGCATTTGTTTGTTAATCTACATATGGAAACAACCACTACAGATTTTCAACTATTGATGTCCCTTATTGTTTTCACCTATATATCCGATACTTGCTTAAAAATGATATGGTTTGATGATCAATGATTGGACGAACACATTAACTCGAAATAATTGGATTTTGTTCATAGTATGAGACCTTTTAGTATGTACATACATACTCATGAAAAATTTGATACTTACGAACGTGCTCTAGGAGATCGACATATGCATATACAGAATGGCTGGTTCGGGATTTTCGACTACAGTATACACTGCCGTAACAATATCTATTACCCAGAAACGCAGAAGGcacataatatttattttttgtttttcacattACAAAATAGTTTACAACTTGCATTCATGCTCGTAGACTTCCGGATTTAGGTGTTCATGCTCTTGGATCATTGGACACATGCATATTGTTGAATACCTGTATACCATGTGTCTTTCTCTTTGCAGTTCATTGAACACGGACCTATGGTATCTCCAACTGTATATGCTCGACGTAGTTTAGCATACCTCATGAACAACATGCCTCAAGAAGCTTTAGGTGATGCAATGCAAGCACAAGTCATCTCACCTGTGTGGCACATTGCTTCATATCTACAAGCCGCCGCGCTTTTCACCCTTAAAATGGAAACCGAAGCCCAGGTGGCTCTCAAGGAGGGTGTTACTCTTGAAGCCAGGAAAACCGGAGCCACTATCAATGGACAATAACCAAGTTGTTGCCATTGTTGTATACTGTAAATTGCTGTTATTAATCTtcaaatattttcttttgtGTGAAAAACGAGAACCAGGTAAAAGAGAGGCGGTTCTTTAGTATGTGTATCAAAACGACAATTTTTCCTCTGGGTTTaatgtttctttcttttaccTTGCCTATATATGGATTAAATTGTGTATTTGAGAAATAGAGAAACAGATTTGGTGGGAAAACACAGATTGTAAAGCAAGAACACAGTTGGACAACACATATGTAGTTTTTTGTATGTAATGACAATCTTGCCTTCATTTTTGTCTCTTTATAGTTTAATGTATTTGTTTGAACCATGATATGAGTATTTGAGTATatatcttgttgatgaagtatgtgaaacttttattaatttttttacatataggTAGGTTTTGGACTTGATTGTTGGAATTATGGTTTATAAAATCgttataaaaagaagaaaaatatggtttgaaagttatataaatagaaaaatgattaaaacaaaaaaaaacctataaaatATTCCTATAAAATCATAAGAATGCGACGTATGGTATCagaattctttttcttaattttgcaTTTATTCACTTCATTATCTTATGGTTAAAAGAATTATCAAGTCATTTAATTGagagaattaatcattttgcatataataagataaattttaaaagaaagaaaaaaccaaCGGAAAAGGATTCCTTTAAGTTTTCCCAACTTGACAGTCAAGTTGGGATGATCTTGACTCGTAGATGAAAATCAAAGGTTGAGATTTAAatattatctttaaatcttaacttttgattttcattCGAGGGTCAAGATGTTTCCAACTTGATCCGGTTTGGGAGAACTCGAAGGAACCTCCGAAACGAAAAGACACACACCTAACCGCTTTTAACGACCTTCCACTCAAACTTGTTTCCAACTGCCCAAACATGTCCTCTTCCTGCTCACATAACTCCCCTCCACCAGAAAACCCTAATAACAAGATTCCATATGTCAGCCCCCAAACCCCCTTGTTTTCAATCTCAGGCATCTTTCTCATTGTCTCCACAATCCCCAAAAACCCCCCACCTCCTCCTCAATTTCCCCCTAAAAAAACCATCTTCCAAAATCCTCTGTTCCCAACCACCCACAACCTTAATAACTTCAATCCTGAAATCGATCCCAGATTGGGCAGACAGCATCAAAGAACGTCGTATGAAACAAACCCGCCCTCTTTACAAACACCAAGACTGGGTTCGACACCGTAGCTCTTACAGACACCTTCGCCATATGTTGTCCAGTCTTAATTCCAGGGTCATTTTGTCGTTAGTCCCCCCCGTGATCGCTTTTACGTCTTTTGCTGCCGTTGTAGCTACTTATAACACTGCAGTCTTGTGGCACTTGTTGCCTGAGTTTCTTCCGGTTCTGAGGGCTTCGTCTTTGCCTTATCAGTTGACTGCCCCCGCCTTGGCGCTGTTGTTGGTTTTTAGAACGGAAGCTTCGTATTCGAGGTTCGAACAAGGGAGGAAGGCTTGGAGTAAGGTTATTTCGGGTACTAATGATTTTGCTAGACAGGTTATTGCTAgtgttgatgatgatttgtGTTTGAAGACTTCCCTTTTGCAGTATATCGTGGCCTTTCCTGTTGCTCTTAAGGTTTGTATTCCAGCCGGCACTAAATAATGTTTccattttagtttttaactttGAAGAATGTCGTTGTGAAATTGTACGAGATTGTTTTTTGGCATTTGGGTACTTTGCAAAATGTGTGTTGTATTAACGTAGAATTGCCTGAATTACGTTCATAATAACCACAGTGTGGAGGGCCATCTTTAGCAAAATTCCTAGTTTATGCTGTATAAAGCAATTTAATCAGGATGCAAAGCCAACACAAGCTTTTTTTAACTTCACACCTTTTGGCCAAGTTTCTCATTACTGAGAAATTGCCCTGTCTAGTACAAACAACTGACAATATTGACTCAGCTTGACCATTAAAAGAAATTTATAATCTTTGACTTACTTGTTAGTTATAGAAAATAATGTTAGCTAAACGGGTAAAGGGAGGAGGATTTCCCTGTTCGGGTTACCTGGGGTTGGCAAGCCATATTTTTCAATTCAGATGTAGCCCTGATTGGTCCTTAGTTTTTGCCCGGGGCCAATTCTAACCATATCTCTGGGCTTTAAACCTCTTGTGAGGAAACAAGACTCCTTGCCACTAGACCACTTGGTGATGTTTTGTATTGTTGTATCATAAACAAGAATAGTAGTATTTAGTGATGGCTTGAACTGTTGTATAATGAACGAGAGAGAAAATGGTAGCTGATTTGTATAAACAAGAAGTACTGTTGTGTCAAAATTCGTATCCTCATTGAATCAGGGAAGTGGTAGTGTGACCCGATAGTCAAGCTAGACCTTTCTTTTCGTCTGGAATGGTGGAAATAGTATTTGGTGACTTGCCAAAGAGTAGCGTAACTGGAAATATAGCATATATTTATTGGTTTGTTTACGGATTTTGCTCAAGAGAATTAATAGTTATAGTAAatgaaaatagtttttgaaaaaacGAAATTGAGTAAATCTACCTCCTTCCATAATCAGATaaatgatttaatttttgtagtCAAATGCATAATTTAAGAATGTATTAGTCTATGTTTAGTTTATTTACCAATCTTTGAATGCAGTGCCATTTGATTTACGAATCTGATATAGGAAGAGATCTTGAGCATCTGCTTGAGGATGATGATCTAGCAATAGTTCTCAGTTCAAATCATCGTCCACGCTGCATCATTCAGTTCATCTCTCAAAGCATGAAGCTGCTTAATTTGGAGGAACCAAAGCGGACTGTATTGGTAAATTTTTACCTGAGAAGTTGTAGATCTGACCTTAAAGTCAAACATTCTGTTGAGTAAACTTTTGTGTGCATTGAAAAATATGCAGGAATCAAAAGTTACTTGTTTCCATGAAGGTATTGGTGTTTGTGAACAAATCATGGGCATACCTATCCCTCTTTCGTACACTCGTTTGACCTCAAGATTTCTTGTGCTATGGCATCTTACCCTTCCCATCATACTCTGGGATGATTGTAACTGGATTGTGGTTCCTGCTACATTTGTTAGTGCGGCTTCTCTATTCTGCATTGAAGAGGTATCACTCTCTCCATtgactttttcattttaaaaagaCCATACTATTAAAGGTAAAACTACTCAACAAGTAAACGCAATCCCAATGcatttcttttaattagtttttatgaCATGAAATCTACAGTAATGCATTTCTTAAAATTTTGGATGGAAATTGAGGATGAATCaaaattttaatgtttatatagcTCCTTTTGAGATTAAAGCctttataacatatttttaaatatgtttgAGTTTACTACAGAGAGGGAGTGGCATATATTCATTGAGTTCTAATCGTTCACCTTTGACCAGAAATTTACCTTTAATGTCAAATGGATCAAGTAGTTGACTTTTTTATGCCCTGTGAAATTGTTTAGACTTGATACTGAACTTGTATGTGGGAACTTGTAGGTGGGAGTTCTCATTGAAGAGCCCTTTCAGATGCTTGCTCTGGATGAGCTTTGCATACGAACTTGTGACCATGTACAAGAGGCAATGAAAAGCGAGAATAAGATACGAGAAACTTTAATACTGAAGAAAGAGGCTAAATCCAGGAACCTGTCACCAAATGGGCACCCAACATCTGGATACGAACATAATACTCCACCTAACAGTTCTAACTCACGATAGGTGTTCACAAGCCTATGTTGGTTGCTTCACTTGCATCCGCTCATTGAGACCCAAAatcacattttcattttttcactGCAAAAAAAATGACCAAAACGAATGGCACCGCACATTTTGTATCCTGGCCAGGCCTGTTGTAGCTATAGATTTGTTAGGTTATATAAATGTGTAGcatatttgtttaataaaatttgGAGGTTGTTGAAAAACTTCATTATAGAAAACTTGGGAAAATACTAACTACAACCCTAGGGGTTGCTCGTTAGTGCATAAAAAGTTGTATTTTTCATAACAAAAGCTCAACCCTTGGATATTATGGTAAAAGTACAACCATGTTATGAACATTAATGTCATTAGCATTTAGCAGAATCATGTAAGCTTCATTTGTGAATCGGTTTCCCTTTTCATTGTTAGACTGAGGGAGGCCATTGAAAAAGCTTGTGGTTAATAGACCCTGAGTTGTAATGTAGACTGGATCATTGACGACAGTTCATAAATTGACTCATAAGATTCTGATTGATGATTTTCTAAATTTATTCACTGCTTGGTAGTAAGAAAACTACACCATAGTCCAATTGTATAACTACGTATATGGCCCATGCTCGTCATGGATCAAGTTGGTAACATTTTGACTAATGACCTCTGGATCAAGTGACATGGGGGTTTCATAAAATTGAGtctagagggggggggggggggggggggggtggtggTTATGGAAATTAATGGTATATAAAGGTGCGTTTCGTTTAAGAAAACTTtcatgttttccatttttacttttcaagaaaatataaaaatcaggAAAGACGtccaaattgtatttttttaaaaaagttttttattgtAACATAAAAcactatttttcacttttctatggaaaactagaaattttttttttattcttttccatttttcctttttcattttcaaaattttgaaaacctcacattgtttttcattttatggttttgaacgcgttttcaaaatttttatttgttttttagagaTAAAAAACTTCAGGcaactaaaaaacatttttcgCAATTAAATGCgctgtgatttttttttttaataaaaaagggTTAGATAACACAGATTTGTTATAAATGTGAACAGTCACATTGACTAGCATTATTTTATGAAGTCAAACCCGGGCCATAATGTCAACTTATTCATGAtacattattgttattactTGTTTTGACCGACTCGATTTTAATGGCTTGCACGTCTATCATCGAGACCCCTAACGTATTATATAACTTGAAAGATCTTGTCTCCAAATAGAATGTAAAGTGATACGAGTAGTATTTTAAGCATCCCATGATGGACGGACGGACGTGATTAGTTTGTCGGATCTCTCATTATTTGTATGTCATGGGTGAGATAGATTTGTACATCATTCTTTACAAAATTTAGCCTTAGCCCGTAGGTTATCAAACATGCTTTAGTTAAAATCTTAATACGGATGAAACATGTTTGGTCCACTAAAAAAGGAATCGGCTCCCATATTTCATTATAAACTAGTATCAACAAATcctctaattaattaattcatagaTGTTTATGATATTCAATAATCCCGTAGTAAAAAGATTTTAATGtctctaacatatatatatgggaaaatgatttatgatgttaacatcatcttggttggatgatgttgtTTTCACAAACTAACCTAAATCATtttttacacatgtcaaaaagcccctcatgattttaatgatttgtgaaagcaacatcatccaaccaaaataatgttaacatcatccaagttatcccatatatatatatatatatatatatatatatatagatataataaatgTCATGCGCAACGTATGAGCCTTTCTtgtaaaacaaaaacacaaaatgtACGAGTTGTTGGACAAGATGTCGACCATTTATTGAATTTGGTGTTCTagttcaaattatatatatatatatatatatatatatggtaaagttattttgagaacccttttttttgcgagaacctttgaaaacttttcaaatcaagcccaaccgatgattgttctttatatggaaattgttttttgattgttttatgaataacttatgtgtaattttgaagtttataattgtgcagagcatggattatcatctgttatacaattatgtggagatttggattcttgatcacatgtgcacgaatattgctatgatcacatatatgcaagtcgatcacatgtaatcatagcaatattcgtgcacatgtgatcaaaaattaaaatttccacataattgtataacggatgataatccatgcctccatacaattataaacttcaatattgcacataagttattcagaaaacaatcaaataacaattttcatataaaaaacaatcatcagttgggcttgatttgaaaagttctcaaaggttctcacaaaaaaagtttctcaaaataacttttcaatatatatatatatatatattaaaaaaaaaacatagaacaTATGAGTCGCGGGACAGTTTGGTAGGGGTCTGGTGTAGCCTTCAAGCTAGATGATGACTTTTGCGTTAGCCCAGGTTCAATGGTTAATTGGCTGGTCCCTTCTTTGATACCTTAATAATTTAGGTAGCTAGGATCACAGCAGCTTCCTAATATCTATCTATCGGTTTAATTACTGATAAGGTAGGCGTGTCCGTTAGTTAATAATATCTAAATTTGCTTTAGACCtctcaaaaatatatatcatacttTCGgtacgtttatatatatatatcaagtgtTCGATAAGCCAACCCTCTCATAGAATtgaatgttttttatatatgtttttacatCCATTATATATACCTTTTCAACCATACCTGATCGATCGATGGGCTTAATTAATCTGTACGTGAATGTGTGATCATGCTTAGGTGTTGACTTTCTGAACGCTTTTTAATCTATTGAAATTAAATAGTATCATACacaacaaatatttaaaaaaattaaaaaatgttccCTCTAGTCAAGCCTTGAAAAGGTTCAACTATTTAAACAACACAAATGACAGAAACTCTTTATAGTATACTAGTGATTTAAAACTGAAAGAATTTTATTGCAAAACAACtgcatttttaattttgtatgcAGCTAGGACCAAACTTGAAAAACACTTTGTAGTaaggaaaaaaaacatggagGATTTACAAGAGATTAATTGTGATACGGCCTGTTTTcagtcatcatcatcatcatccatgaTGGATCATGATCAATCGGCACCGACAACACCAGCAagtgacaataataataataataataattcatttgGTTATTGTAGGACCAACTCTTCATCAGGTTTTTCTGAGCAATCATCAACTGATCATGATTTCAATAGCTGTTCATCAGAGGCAAATTCTCCGGTATGCTGGCCAGGCACCAGGAAATCACCTTACTGCAGGCCAACCCTTTCGAGATTTGCTGGAGGAATCAACAAGTATCTTAATCTCAAGGATAATGATCATCATAAGGTCATCAATAATGATCAAGCACCTACTGATTTGggttagtttttttaaaattactttGTTAATCTTAGTCGAGAATATTATTGTCGGTCGGGTGGTGCAAA
This genomic window contains:
- the LOC122600505 gene encoding UPF0187 protein At3g61320, chloroplastic-like, producing the protein MSAPKPPCFQSQASFSLSPQSPKTPHLLLNFPLKKPSSKILCSQPPTTLITSILKSIPDWADSIKERRMKQTRPLYKHQDWVRHRSSYRHLRHMLSSLNSRVILSLVPPVIAFTSFAAVVATYNTAVLWHLLPEFLPVLRASSLPYQLTAPALALLLVFRTEASYSRFEQGRKAWSKVISGTNDFARQVIASVDDDLCLKTSLLQYIVAFPVALKCHLIYESDIGRDLEHLLEDDDLAIVLSSNHRPRCIIQFISQSMKLLNLEEPKRTVLESKVTCFHEGIGVCEQIMGIPIPLSYTRLTSRFLVLWHLTLPIILWDDCNWIVVPATFVSAASLFCIEEVGVLIEEPFQMLALDELCIRTCDHVQEAMKSENKIRETLILKKEAKSRNLSPNGHPTSGYEHNTPPNSSNSR
- the LOC122599390 gene encoding serine/threonine-protein kinase BSK7-like; the encoded protein is MGSLCTKLFPCCLVSSQDSLVLEDPNTGNKDEESSDPTAFKEFRLEQLKNATSGFAVENIVSEHGEKAPNVVYKGKLENQMRIAVKRFNRSAWPDSRQFMEEAKSVGQLRNGRLANLLGCCCEDDERLLVAEYMPNNTLAKHLFHWESQPMKWAMRLRVVLHLAEALEYCTSKGRALYHDLNAYRVLFDEEGNPRLSCFGLMKNSRDGKSYSTNLAFTPPEYLRTGRVTPESVIYSFGTLLLDLLSGKHIPPSHALDLIRDRNLQMLTDSCLEGQFSNDDGTELVRLASRCLQYEPRERPNPKSVVSALISLQQETEVPSLVLMGLQMTTSFSPRSPLGEACLRMDLTAIHEIMEKLSYKDDEGQTTELSFQMWTDQMQESLNAKKKGDAAFRHKEFSTAIECYTQFIEHGPMVSPTVYARRSLAYLMNNMPQEALGDAMQAQVISPVWHIASYLQAAALFTLKMETEAQVALKEGVTLEARKTGATINGQ